The proteins below are encoded in one region of Nocardioides marmorisolisilvae:
- a CDS encoding ATP-binding protein → MSILGVLGHLNYEPWFALAEYVDNAIQSASKSYAQIVGVEPQYRLRVDIDYQRENGGRIVIADNAGGIAHQDFPRAFKAAEVPPDRSGLSEFGMGMKSASIWFAQNWRVVTTSIGDPAEYSIEFNMESVLRDEVEDLVVTTRPVSRDAHYTRIELWDLNQFLPGRTMGKVRDHLREIYRGFLRDDRLNLTVAGQKMEYEEPQVLRAVDVRSEANHDLSKEPKEWRKEVDFVFGDDIEVAGWCAIRAEGRTSGNGLSLFRRGRVIVGSGESPYRPTRIYGGGNSYRSQRLFGELEIAGLPVSHTKDGFQWHGHEEEFEEKLRAVLDAEPLPLLKQAEHYRARQASKQEQKRIREATENTADVVERELPNALAEGIDAPTDSPVPADAGTSEDAVGDVEREFSFGHQGRTWTLRMTASSRPGETRWLVRHVEAEPRSGDVTAHVVLNTAHPFLKQFALGSTDAIEAVFRIAVAMVVSESVLNSSGEGEIAGTFMRQVETLLSGALAKRLRSDA, encoded by the coding sequence GTGTCGATCCTGGGAGTGTTGGGGCACCTCAACTATGAACCATGGTTCGCGCTGGCCGAGTACGTCGACAATGCGATCCAGAGCGCCTCGAAGTCGTACGCGCAGATTGTCGGCGTGGAGCCGCAGTACAGGCTTCGTGTCGACATCGACTACCAGCGTGAGAACGGCGGGCGCATCGTCATAGCGGACAATGCCGGCGGGATCGCCCATCAGGACTTCCCCCGCGCCTTCAAGGCCGCCGAGGTACCACCCGACCGAAGTGGGCTGTCCGAGTTCGGCATGGGTATGAAGAGTGCCTCGATCTGGTTCGCGCAGAACTGGCGCGTCGTGACGACCAGCATTGGCGATCCGGCGGAGTACTCGATCGAGTTCAACATGGAGTCGGTCCTGCGTGACGAGGTAGAGGACTTGGTGGTCACGACCCGGCCTGTGTCGCGGGACGCTCATTACACCAGGATCGAGCTCTGGGACCTCAATCAGTTCCTTCCCGGGCGCACTATGGGCAAGGTGCGGGACCACCTACGAGAGATCTATCGCGGCTTCCTCCGAGACGACCGCCTGAACCTGACCGTCGCCGGACAGAAAATGGAGTACGAGGAGCCACAGGTTCTCCGCGCCGTCGATGTTCGCTCCGAGGCCAACCATGACCTCTCCAAGGAGCCGAAGGAGTGGCGCAAGGAGGTCGACTTCGTCTTCGGCGATGACATCGAGGTCGCAGGATGGTGTGCGATCCGAGCGGAGGGCCGCACCAGTGGCAACGGACTCTCTCTCTTTCGCCGGGGCCGTGTCATCGTCGGAAGCGGCGAGTCGCCCTATCGACCCACTCGCATCTATGGAGGCGGAAACTCCTACCGGTCACAGCGTCTCTTCGGGGAACTGGAGATCGCTGGACTACCGGTCAGCCATACCAAGGATGGATTCCAGTGGCATGGACACGAGGAGGAGTTCGAGGAGAAGTTGCGAGCGGTCCTCGATGCTGAGCCCTTGCCATTGTTGAAGCAGGCCGAGCACTACCGCGCGCGGCAAGCGTCCAAGCAGGAGCAGAAGCGAATCCGCGAGGCAACAGAGAACACCGCGGACGTCGTCGAGCGCGAGCTGCCAAACGCGTTGGCCGAGGGCATCGATGCTCCGACCGACTCGCCCGTTCCTGCGGATGCCGGCACATCGGAAGACGCCGTCGGTGACGTGGAGCGAGAGTTCTCCTTCGGCCACCAGGGCCGCACATGGACACTTCGGATGACCGCCTCGTCGCGCCCAGGGGAAACCCGCTGGCTCGTGCGGCACGTCGAGGCTGAGCCAAGGAGTGGAGATGTAACAGCACACGTCGTCCTAAACACCGCCCACCCGTTTCTGAAGCAGTTCGCACTCGGCAGCACGGACGCGATCGAGGCCGTGTTCCGGATTGCCGTCGCCATGGTCGTCTCGGAGAGCGTCCTCAATTCATCAGGCGAGGGTGAGATCGCCGGAACCTTCATGCGTCAGGTCGAGACGCTGCTGAGCGGCGCACTTGCGAAGCGGCTGAGGAGCGACGCATGA
- a CDS encoding Z1 domain-containing protein produces the protein MTGPTMSPASAADEMPTVVSGDTFAGFLSEVVRPEARPAVRASAVEVLRGALVAGPRSTGLVVGRVQSGKTLSYEGVISLARDNDFAVVIVISGISNPLLAQGQRRLKKDLNEASPAGWTFLDPADNLQPSDHVEQELLRVKANWMNPATPAAYKETAVVVVLKNYTRIADLAGALTRVDLSAVRVLIVDDEADQASLNTLVRRGRESSTYSNLQALRQAVPNHFYLQYTATPQAPLLIAIDDALSPDFVRVLEPGEGYTGGEVYFGGSEPSRHVHVIDAADVQAASNPNGPPPAGLRQAFLLFLVGAAHVVAGGRPETRSMLVHPSRGTADQGTFATWVRDMKTTWQDRLEHAGDADPVKLRGDFRTAWEDLKKTYPELADFKSCWEAFGFVLNNLDVTEVNTRLGQTPVIQWIRTKFYVLVGGQAIDRGFTVEGLTVTYMPRGAGMSVADTIQQRARFFGYKAAYLGLCRVFLDADVRDAFVNYVHHERDMLESLRAIQDGSETLKEWRRKFLLDPSMRPTRASVIGMPLARVAMADKWITDRQPVRVDAAALEDNVRTAERILQGVNWSLDPYGHRRGYTSPHVTLELLEAVTPRSRLGDEQAQALSLALARLSDEPGSDHSIAVYWMRPGEPGRRQETVGGGIQIFQGRSGDYPGDRSIGADHDGIAVQLHQVAVESRDREPLGRYLVTAWHVPSSAASGWIIEVGF, from the coding sequence ATGACCGGACCGACGATGTCGCCGGCAAGTGCGGCCGACGAGATGCCGACCGTTGTCTCAGGGGATACTTTCGCCGGCTTCCTTAGCGAGGTCGTTCGGCCTGAGGCGCGGCCGGCAGTTCGGGCAAGTGCCGTCGAAGTCCTGCGCGGTGCGCTGGTAGCAGGGCCGAGGTCCACCGGTTTGGTCGTGGGCCGGGTCCAATCCGGAAAGACGTTGTCGTACGAGGGCGTCATCTCTCTCGCCCGCGACAATGACTTCGCGGTCGTGATCGTCATCAGTGGCATCTCGAACCCGCTTCTGGCGCAGGGCCAGCGGCGGCTCAAGAAGGACCTCAACGAAGCGTCGCCGGCCGGGTGGACCTTCCTCGACCCTGCGGACAACCTCCAGCCGTCGGACCACGTTGAGCAAGAGCTCCTGCGGGTCAAAGCGAACTGGATGAATCCTGCAACGCCGGCCGCCTACAAGGAGACCGCTGTTGTTGTCGTGCTGAAGAACTACACCCGGATCGCCGATCTGGCTGGAGCGCTCACACGAGTGGATTTGTCGGCTGTCCGGGTCTTGATCGTTGACGACGAGGCTGACCAAGCCAGCCTCAATACATTGGTTCGGCGTGGCCGAGAGTCCTCCACGTACTCCAACTTGCAGGCGCTGAGGCAGGCGGTGCCAAACCACTTCTACCTCCAGTACACGGCGACTCCTCAGGCGCCATTGCTCATCGCAATCGACGACGCGCTATCGCCTGACTTCGTGCGCGTGCTCGAGCCGGGCGAGGGCTACACCGGCGGCGAGGTTTACTTCGGTGGCAGCGAGCCGTCCCGGCACGTACACGTGATCGATGCCGCTGACGTTCAGGCGGCCAGTAATCCGAACGGTCCACCCCCGGCCGGCCTGCGGCAGGCATTCCTGCTCTTCCTCGTGGGCGCCGCGCACGTTGTTGCCGGTGGACGACCGGAGACGAGGTCGATGCTCGTTCATCCGTCGCGAGGGACCGCCGACCAAGGCACCTTTGCCACGTGGGTCCGGGACATGAAGACCACATGGCAGGACCGTCTCGAGCATGCCGGTGACGCTGACCCCGTCAAACTTCGCGGCGACTTCCGCACTGCCTGGGAAGATCTCAAGAAGACGTATCCCGAACTTGCGGATTTCAAGAGTTGTTGGGAGGCGTTCGGTTTCGTGCTCAACAACCTCGATGTCACTGAGGTCAACACTCGACTGGGTCAGACGCCTGTCATCCAATGGATAAGGACCAAGTTCTACGTGCTGGTTGGAGGCCAGGCGATCGACCGCGGCTTTACGGTCGAGGGGCTCACGGTGACGTACATGCCGCGCGGCGCTGGCATGTCCGTCGCAGACACCATCCAACAGCGAGCCCGGTTCTTCGGATACAAGGCCGCGTACTTGGGACTCTGTCGTGTCTTCCTCGACGCGGACGTGCGAGACGCCTTTGTGAACTACGTACACCATGAGCGAGACATGCTCGAGTCACTGAGAGCGATTCAGGACGGCTCGGAGACACTGAAGGAGTGGCGTCGGAAGTTCCTGCTCGACCCCAGCATGCGGCCGACCAGGGCGTCGGTAATCGGGATGCCGTTAGCCCGAGTTGCGATGGCAGACAAATGGATCACTGATCGACAGCCGGTAAGAGTGGATGCCGCGGCGCTGGAAGACAACGTCCGGACGGCCGAGCGGATCCTCCAAGGCGTCAACTGGAGTCTCGACCCCTACGGTCATCGGCGCGGGTACACCTCACCGCACGTCACACTGGAACTGCTCGAGGCCGTGACGCCGCGGTCGCGGTTGGGCGACGAGCAAGCGCAGGCACTGTCGCTCGCGCTCGCGCGTCTCTCCGACGAGCCCGGAAGCGATCACTCGATAGCCGTCTACTGGATGAGGCCCGGCGAGCCTGGACGCCGGCAGGAGACAGTTGGAGGA